The sequence CCGTCGGCTTTTTGGGGCTGATGAGCTTCCAAGCCTCGGTGTACCTGCAATCGATGATGGGCATCGGCGGGGTCGTGGCCGCGTTGGGTTTCTTTTCGTTGACGACGAAAAGCTATTTCAAAGGAACACTCGGAGAGAATTTCAGTACGATGTTTCGTTCACGTAAACTCCGCGTTTTCTCGGGACTGGCGATCTTCGCTGGCGTCTTGGCCATTCCCATTCACGATCGTGCGGGCGGCGAATTCCATGTTCGTCCGGTGGTTCGCCGCGAGGTGCGGGCGCCGATCGCCGGTTTCTTACGCGAAATCAACGCGGACGAAGGCGATACGGTGGCGGCCGATTCGTTGTTAGCGATGATCGAGGTGCCGGAATTGATCAGCAATATCGCTCGCAAGAAAGCGGAAATCGCCGAATCCGAAGCGCTGCTGCGACGGCTGAACTGTGGACCTCGCGTCGAGCAGATCCGCGATCAACAAGAACGGATCGAGCGGGCGAAACATTGGAAAGAGTTGGCTGAAAGCGATCTTAAACGGGCGCGGCAGAGTTTGGTTCAAGAGTTGGCGGCGTTGGAATTGACGGTCCAGCGCGCCAATGCGCAAGTCAAATATCGCAGCGAAATCCTTGCTCAGATGCAATCGCTGCACGATCGAGGTGGATTGGCGGGACAGCAATTGTTGACACATCAAAAGAACCATCAAGACGCTGTCCTCGATGCGAACCAGGCGGTGGCCGAAATGCGAGCTCGCGAGGCGGAAGGGGTGATTCGTTTCGAAGGCGAATTGGCACGACGCGAGAAAGAGCTCGCTGATGCCGTCGGAGCACTAACGCTGCTCGAGGCGGGTTCGCGGCTTGAAGACATCGATGCCGAAAAAGCACATCTGCAGCGGCTCAATGAAGAACTAAAGCATCTACTGCATCAACAATCGCAGCAGCTTGTGAAATGTCCTGTCGGCGGCACGATCATCACGCCCCGGTTAAAGGAAAAGGTGGGCGTGTTCGTCGAACGCGGCATGCCACTTTGTGTGATCGAGGATCTTCATCAGCTTGAAGCGGAGATTTCCGTTTCCGAAAAGGACGCTCGCGTGTTGGTCGCCGGGCATCCGATCACGCTAAAACCCCGTTCGCTTCCGTTCACCAGCATCCCTGCGACCGTCGATCGTATCGCCCCGGCGGCTCAATCGCTTGTTCCCAACGCACCTCGCACAGTGACCGTGTATTGTGTGGTCGATAACCGCGACGGCATGCTGCGAACCGGGATGACCGGATTTGGACGGATTCGATCCGAACGGCAACCGCTGGGGATCTTGCTGTTTCAAGCCGGCGCACGATTGGTCCGCAGTGAATTCATGTGGTAACACGGTACCGACCGATGATCGGTATTCGTGATCAGGGTCGAGGCCGCGTCTGCGGTTTAGCATTGAGCTGCGTTTCAGCGGTGAGCTGCGATACAGGGTTGGGTTGCGATTCAGGGTTGGGTTGCGATTCAGGGTTGGGTTGCGATTCAGGGGTGGGCTGCGGCTTCGATGAAGCTTTCAAATCCGTCCTCGGTCCACAGATCGTTTTGCAAGGGGCTCATGATCACCGGTTCGCTCTGTTTCGGTAGCG comes from Novipirellula caenicola and encodes:
- a CDS encoding efflux RND transporter periplasmic adaptor subunit: MSTPDRDGIRVIKNRRKNRYMRLGPQESFLLSMLDGKTTYGEAASRFESNFHEPISLDEFGDFIALAKSEGLLRSTSSSKSTSERDTPKTLGELYRHCVKAARKQSLLFFRVKLFDPNETLNWLEPKTRWLFSPVLFVIALCCGMVALGTVWIQRELFVQQFAANFGWQAFVVAWGTTILITICHEYGHGLACKRYGGDVHEMGALSIFFTPCFYCNVSDAWLLPNRWQRLLISMAGTYVDFLVWIVAVAVWRVTTPDAALNFAAWVIVSACGLRVAFNLNPLMRLDGYYALCDLLHTHNLRRRARKRFVGYSRWFLWGGEKPEPSTEHTMLMVYGAGNWVFTVGFLGLMSFQASVYLQSMMGIGGVVAALGFFSLTTKSYFKGTLGENFSTMFRSRKLRVFSGLAIFAGVLAIPIHDRAGGEFHVRPVVRREVRAPIAGFLREINADEGDTVAADSLLAMIEVPELISNIARKKAEIAESEALLRRLNCGPRVEQIRDQQERIERAKHWKELAESDLKRARQSLVQELAALELTVQRANAQVKYRSEILAQMQSLHDRGGLAGQQLLTHQKNHQDAVLDANQAVAEMRAREAEGVIRFEGELARREKELADAVGALTLLEAGSRLEDIDAEKAHLQRLNEELKHLLHQQSQQLVKCPVGGTIITPRLKEKVGVFVERGMPLCVIEDLHQLEAEISVSEKDARVLVAGHPITLKPRSLPFTSIPATVDRIAPAAQSLVPNAPRTVTVYCVVDNRDGMLRTGMTGFGRIRSERQPLGILLFQAGARLVRSEFMW